One window of Pseudomonas urmiensis genomic DNA carries:
- the murG gene encoding undecaprenyldiphospho-muramoylpentapeptide beta-N-acetylglucosaminyltransferase: MAADGKNVLIMAGGTGGHVFPALACAREFQARGYSVHWLGTPRGIENELVPQAGLALHLIQVTGLRGKGKLSLLKAPFTLIKAVLQARKIIAQLKPVCVIGFGGYVTGPGGVAAKLCGVPLVIHEQNARAGTANRLLVPLAARVCEAFPDTFPASDKRRTTGNPVRPELFLDAQRAPLAERRARLLVLGGSLGAEPLNKLLPNALSQVSADLRPEVFHQAGKQHAPITAERYREAGVEAQVEPFIKDMAHAYGWADMVVCRAGALTVSELAAAGLPSMLVPLPHAIDDHQTHNANYLAREGAAFLMPQATTGAAQLAERLNEVLMQPEKLNSMAGTARRLAKPAATSTVVDICLEVAHG; this comes from the coding sequence ATGGCCGCTGACGGTAAAAACGTTCTGATCATGGCAGGCGGCACTGGCGGGCATGTGTTCCCGGCGCTGGCCTGCGCCCGTGAATTCCAGGCGCGCGGCTATAGCGTGCACTGGTTGGGTACCCCACGCGGTATCGAAAACGAGCTGGTGCCCCAGGCTGGCCTGGCGCTGCACCTGATCCAGGTCACTGGCCTGCGCGGCAAGGGCAAGCTGTCGCTGCTCAAGGCGCCGTTCACCCTGATCAAGGCTGTGTTGCAGGCGCGCAAGATCATCGCCCAGCTCAAGCCGGTCTGCGTGATCGGTTTCGGCGGCTATGTCACTGGCCCTGGTGGAGTGGCGGCAAAACTGTGCGGCGTACCGCTGGTGATCCACGAGCAGAACGCTCGCGCCGGTACTGCCAATCGCCTGCTGGTGCCGCTGGCAGCGCGGGTTTGCGAAGCCTTCCCGGACACCTTCCCGGCCAGCGACAAGCGCCGTACCACGGGCAATCCGGTGCGCCCGGAACTGTTCCTCGACGCCCAGCGCGCACCGCTGGCCGAGCGCCGTGCGCGCTTGTTGGTACTCGGTGGCAGCCTCGGTGCGGAACCATTGAATAAATTGCTGCCTAACGCCCTGTCGCAAGTGTCTGCAGACCTTCGGCCAGAGGTGTTCCACCAGGCCGGTAAGCAGCATGCGCCGATCACCGCCGAGCGATATCGCGAAGCCGGGGTCGAGGCTCAGGTCGAGCCGTTCATCAAGGACATGGCCCACGCCTACGGCTGGGCCGATATGGTGGTGTGCCGGGCCGGTGCCCTGACCGTCAGCGAACTCGCTGCGGCAGGCCTGCCCTCGATGCTGGTGCCTTTGCCCCACGCCATCGATGACCACCAGACCCACAATGCCAACTATCTGGCTCGTGAAGGCGCCGCCTTCCTGATGCCACAAGCGACAACTGGCGCAGCGCAGCTCGCTGAACGCCTGAACGAGGTGCTGATGCAACCCGAGAAACTCAACTCCATGGCTGGCACCGCACGGCGCCTGGCCAAGCCTGCCGCAACCAGCACCGTGGTCGATATCTGCCTGGAGGTGGCCCATGGTTGA
- the ftsW gene encoding putative lipid II flippase FtsW: MIFGILKPYPSPLISGRGIDLDFAFLAGCLALLGLGLVMITSASSEVAAVQSGNPLYHMFRHLVYVAIGLVAGGVTMLVPIATWQRMGFMMLLAAFGLLFLVLVPGIGREVNGSMRWIGFSFFNVQPSEIAKVFVVIYLAGYLVRRQQEVRESWMGFFKPFIVLLPMAGLLLMEPDFGATVVMMGAAAAMLFLGGVGLFRFSLMVVLAVVAVFVLVQAQPYRMARLITFTDPWSDQFGSGYQLTQALIAFGRGEWLGVGLGNSVQKQFYLPEAHTDFVFSVLAEELGVVGTLCTVALFVFVTVRALYIGLWAEKAKQFFAAYMAFGLAFLWIGQFLINIGVNVGLLPTKGLTLPFLSYGGSSLVICCACVGLLLRIEWESRTHLGSEEHEFKESDFAEETAHGR; this comes from the coding sequence ATGATCTTCGGCATCCTCAAGCCATACCCGTCGCCGCTGATCAGTGGCCGTGGCATCGACCTCGACTTCGCCTTCCTTGCGGGCTGCCTGGCACTGCTCGGCCTGGGCCTGGTGATGATCACCTCGGCCTCCTCGGAAGTGGCCGCCGTGCAGTCCGGCAATCCGCTTTACCACATGTTCCGCCACCTGGTGTACGTGGCCATTGGCCTGGTCGCCGGCGGGGTGACTATGTTGGTGCCGATCGCCACCTGGCAGCGCATGGGCTTCATGATGCTGTTGGCCGCCTTCGGCTTGCTGTTCCTGGTACTGGTGCCGGGCATTGGCCGTGAAGTGAACGGCTCGATGCGCTGGATCGGCTTCAGCTTCTTCAACGTCCAGCCATCGGAGATCGCCAAGGTCTTCGTGGTCATCTACCTGGCCGGCTACCTGGTGCGTCGCCAGCAGGAAGTGCGTGAGAGCTGGATGGGCTTCTTCAAGCCGTTCATCGTGCTGCTGCCGATGGCCGGACTGTTGCTGATGGAACCGGACTTCGGTGCCACCGTGGTGATGATGGGCGCGGCCGCAGCGATGCTGTTCCTCGGCGGGGTGGGGCTGTTCCGCTTCTCGCTGATGGTGGTGCTGGCGGTGGTTGCGGTATTTGTCCTGGTGCAGGCGCAGCCCTATCGAATGGCGCGGCTGATCACCTTCACCGACCCCTGGTCCGATCAGTTCGGTTCCGGCTACCAGTTGACCCAGGCGCTGATCGCCTTTGGTCGCGGCGAATGGCTGGGCGTGGGCCTGGGCAACAGCGTGCAGAAACAGTTCTACCTGCCTGAGGCGCACACCGACTTCGTGTTCTCGGTACTGGCCGAAGAGCTGGGCGTGGTCGGCACCCTGTGCACCGTGGCGCTGTTCGTGTTCGTCACAGTGCGCGCGCTGTACATCGGCCTGTGGGCCGAGAAGGCCAAGCAATTCTTCGCCGCCTACATGGCCTTCGGCCTGGCGTTCCTGTGGATCGGCCAGTTCCTGATCAACATCGGGGTGAACGTCGGCCTGCTGCCGACCAAGGGCCTGACCTTGCCGTTCCTCAGTTACGGCGGCAGCTCGTTGGTGATCTGCTGTGCCTGTGTCGGGCTGTTGCTGCGCATCGAATGGGAAAGTCGCACGCACCTGGGCAGTGAAGAGCACGAATTCAAAGAAAGCGATTTTGCCGAGGAGACCGCTCATGGCCGCTGA
- the murD gene encoding UDP-N-acetylmuramoyl-L-alanine--D-glutamate ligase has product MSLIASDQFRIVVGLGKSGMSLVRFLANRGIAFAVADTREQPPELETLRREYPQVEVRCGELDVDFLCRANELYVSPGLALATPALQQAAARGVKLSGDIELFARNAKAPIIAISGSNAKSTVTTLVGEMAAKAGKRVAVGGNLGTPALDLLDDSVELYVMELSSFQLETTDQLNAEVATVLNISEDHMDRYSGLPAYHLAKHRIFRGANQVVVNRQDALTRPLPVEGRPCWSFGLNAPDFKAFGLREVDGEKYLAFEFQNLMPVRELKIRGAHNHSNALAALALGHAVGLPFAPMLAALREFSGLAHRCQWVRERNGVNWYDDSKATNVGAALAAIEGLGADIQGKLVLIAGGDGKGADFAALREPIARYCRAVVLLGRDAERLAQTLGDAVPLVRVKTLDEAVQKCAELAQPGDAVLLSPACASLDMFKNFEERGRLFAQAAGGLA; this is encoded by the coding sequence GTGTCACTGATCGCTTCCGACCAATTCCGCATCGTTGTCGGCCTCGGCAAGAGCGGCATGTCCCTGGTTCGCTTCCTGGCGAACCGGGGCATTGCCTTTGCGGTCGCCGATACCCGCGAGCAACCGCCGGAACTGGAAACCCTGCGCCGGGAATACCCGCAGGTGGAAGTACGCTGTGGTGAGCTTGACGTCGACTTCCTCTGCCGCGCCAACGAGCTGTACGTCAGCCCGGGCCTGGCCCTGGCCACTCCGGCCCTGCAGCAAGCGGCAGCCCGCGGCGTCAAGCTGTCGGGCGACATCGAACTGTTCGCCCGCAACGCCAAGGCACCGATCATTGCCATCAGCGGCTCCAACGCCAAGAGCACGGTAACCACCCTGGTCGGCGAGATGGCCGCCAAGGCAGGCAAGCGTGTGGCAGTCGGCGGTAACCTGGGGACGCCAGCGCTGGACCTGCTCGATGACAGTGTCGAGCTGTACGTCATGGAGCTGTCGAGCTTCCAGCTGGAGACCACCGATCAGCTCAACGCCGAAGTGGCGACCGTACTCAACATCAGTGAAGACCACATGGATCGCTACAGCGGTCTGCCGGCCTACCACTTGGCCAAGCACCGGATCTTCCGTGGCGCCAATCAAGTGGTCGTCAACCGCCAGGACGCGCTGACCCGGCCACTGCCGGTCGAAGGCCGTCCATGCTGGAGCTTCGGTTTGAACGCCCCCGACTTCAAGGCCTTTGGCCTGCGTGAAGTCGATGGCGAGAAATACCTGGCATTCGAGTTCCAGAACCTGATGCCGGTGCGCGAGCTGAAGATTCGCGGTGCGCATAACCACAGCAATGCCCTGGCGGCCTTGGCCCTGGGCCATGCCGTGGGCTTGCCGTTCGCGCCGATGCTGGCAGCACTGCGCGAATTCAGCGGCTTGGCCCATCGTTGCCAGTGGGTGCGCGAGCGCAATGGGGTGAACTGGTACGACGATTCCAAGGCGACCAACGTGGGTGCCGCCCTGGCGGCCATCGAAGGTTTGGGCGCCGATATCCAAGGCAAGCTGGTGCTGATCGCTGGCGGTGACGGCAAGGGCGCCGACTTTGCCGCGCTGCGTGAGCCCATTGCGCGCTACTGCCGCGCCGTGGTGTTGCTTGGCCGCGATGCCGAGCGCCTGGCGCAAACGCTGGGTGACGCCGTGCCGCTGGTGCGGGTCAAGACCCTGGACGAGGCCGTCCAGAAATGCGCCGAACTGGCCCAGCCTGGCGATGCCGTGTTGCTGTCGCCGGCTTGCGCCAGCCTCGACATGTTCAAGAACTTCGAAGAGCGTGGGCGCCTGTTCGCCCAGGCGGCGGGGGGGCTGGCATGA
- the mraY gene encoding phospho-N-acetylmuramoyl-pentapeptide-transferase, whose product MLLLLAEYLQQFHKGFAVFQYLSLRGILGVLTALSLSLWLGPWMIRTLQVRQIGQAVRNDGPQSHLSKSGTPTMGGALILSAIAISTLLWADLTNRYVWVVLIVTLLFGAIGWVDDYRKVIEKNSRGLPSRWKYFWQSVFGLGAAIFLYMTAPTSVETTLIVPFVKDLTIPLGIGFVVLTYFVIVGSSNAVNLTDGLDGLAIMPTVMVGGALGIFCYLSGNVKFAEYLLIPYVPGAGELIVFCGALIGAGLGFLWFNTYPAQVFMGDVGALALGAALGTIAVIVRQEIVLFIMGGVFVMETLSVVIQVASFKLTGKRVFRMAPIHHHFELKGWPEPRVIVRFWIITVILVLIGLATLKLR is encoded by the coding sequence ATGCTTTTGCTGTTGGCTGAGTATCTGCAGCAGTTCCACAAAGGCTTCGCGGTCTTCCAGTACCTGTCCCTGCGCGGGATTCTCGGGGTACTGACTGCGTTGTCGCTGTCGCTGTGGCTGGGCCCGTGGATGATTCGTACCCTGCAAGTCCGTCAGATCGGTCAGGCTGTGCGCAATGACGGCCCGCAATCGCACCTGTCCAAGTCCGGCACCCCGACCATGGGCGGTGCCTTGATCCTGTCTGCCATCGCCATCAGCACCTTGCTCTGGGCTGACCTGACCAACCGCTATGTCTGGGTGGTGCTGATCGTCACCCTGCTGTTCGGCGCCATCGGCTGGGTCGACGACTACCGCAAGGTGATAGAGAAGAACTCGCGTGGCCTGCCGAGCCGCTGGAAGTACTTCTGGCAATCGGTGTTCGGCCTGGGCGCGGCGATCTTCCTCTACATGACCGCGCCGACCAGCGTCGAGACCACGCTGATCGTGCCGTTCGTCAAGGACCTGACCATCCCCCTGGGGATCGGCTTCGTGGTGCTGACCTATTTCGTCATCGTCGGTTCGAGCAACGCGGTCAACCTGACTGACGGCCTCGATGGCCTGGCGATCATGCCGACGGTGATGGTCGGCGGTGCACTGGGCATCTTCTGCTACCTGTCGGGTAACGTGAAGTTCGCCGAGTACCTGTTGATTCCGTACGTGCCGGGCGCCGGCGAGCTGATCGTGTTCTGCGGCGCGCTGATCGGTGCGGGCCTGGGCTTCCTGTGGTTCAACACCTATCCGGCCCAGGTATTCATGGGCGACGTCGGCGCACTGGCGCTGGGCGCAGCGCTTGGCACCATCGCCGTGATCGTGCGCCAGGAAATCGTGCTGTTCATCATGGGCGGTGTGTTCGTCATGGAAACCCTGTCGGTGGTGATCCAGGTCGCCTCCTTCAAGTTGACCGGCAAGCGCGTGTTCCGCATGGCACCGATCCACCACCACTTTGAACTCAAGGGTTGGCCTGAGCCACGGGTGATCGTCCGCTTCTGGATTATCACGGTGATTCTGGTGCTGATCGGCCTTGCAACCCTGAAACTGAGGTAG
- a CDS encoding UDP-N-acetylmuramoyl-tripeptide--D-alanyl-D-alanine ligase: protein MLKPMTLSQLTAPLQARLVGTDISFSGVSIDSRTVTNGQLFVALAGPRFDGHDYLADVKAKGAVAALVEREVADVDLPQLVVADCRLALGQLGALNRAAFDKPVAAITGSSGKTTVKELLAAILRTRGPVLATRGNLNNDLGAPLTLLEIGAEHTAAVIELGASRIGEIRYTVGLTQPQVVIINNAGTAHVGEFGGPEKIVEAKGEILEGLGEGGTAILNLDDKAFAIWQKRAGNHAILSFALANSQADFHASDVGRDERGCPSFTLHGPAGSVPVQLNLLGTHNVSNALAAAAAAHALGVSLPGIAAGLNAVQPVKGRTVAQVAPNGVRVIDDSYNANPTSMCAAIDILAGFSGRTVLVLGDIGELGQWAEEGHRQVGDYARGKVDALYAVGTNMTHAVEAFGANGRHFATQAELIDAVRGESASDTTILIKGSRSAAMENVVAALCGASGEKH from the coding sequence ATGCTTAAGCCCATGACCCTTAGCCAACTGACGGCGCCACTGCAAGCGCGCCTGGTGGGTACTGACATCAGCTTCAGCGGGGTCAGCATCGACAGTCGCACGGTCACCAATGGCCAGCTGTTCGTCGCGCTCGCCGGACCACGTTTCGATGGTCACGATTATCTGGCCGACGTGAAGGCCAAAGGCGCCGTGGCGGCTCTGGTCGAGCGCGAAGTTGCCGATGTCGATCTGCCGCAGTTGGTCGTCGCCGACTGCCGCCTGGCCCTCGGCCAGCTCGGTGCGCTGAACCGCGCCGCCTTCGACAAGCCGGTCGCAGCCATTACCGGTTCCAGCGGCAAGACCACGGTCAAGGAACTGCTGGCCGCCATCTTGCGCACGCGCGGGCCGGTGTTGGCCACCCGTGGCAACCTCAACAATGATCTCGGTGCGCCGCTGACCCTGCTGGAAATCGGCGCCGAGCATACGGCGGCAGTGATCGAGCTGGGCGCTTCGCGCATCGGCGAGATCCGCTACACCGTTGGCCTGACCCAGCCGCAGGTGGTCATCATCAATAACGCCGGCACCGCCCATGTCGGTGAGTTCGGTGGTCCGGAAAAAATCGTCGAAGCCAAGGGCGAGATCCTTGAAGGCCTGGGCGAGGGCGGCACGGCCATTCTCAACCTGGACGACAAGGCCTTTGCGATCTGGCAAAAACGTGCCGGCAACCACGCCATCCTCAGTTTTGCCTTGGCTAACAGCCAGGCAGATTTCCACGCCAGCGACGTCGGTCGCGACGAGCGCGGTTGCCCATCGTTCACCCTGCACGGTCCGGCCGGTTCGGTCCCGGTGCAGTTGAACCTGCTCGGCACCCACAACGTCAGCAATGCCCTGGCCGCGGCCGCCGCCGCGCATGCCCTGGGGGTCAGCCTGCCGGGGATCGCCGCTGGCTTGAACGCGGTGCAGCCGGTCAAGGGACGTACCGTGGCGCAAGTTGCGCCCAATGGCGTGCGGGTCATCGACGACAGCTACAACGCAAATCCCACCTCGATGTGCGCCGCCATTGATATACTCGCCGGCTTTTCCGGACGCACCGTCCTGGTGCTCGGGGATATCGGCGAACTGGGTCAATGGGCGGAGGAAGGCCACCGGCAGGTGGGCGACTACGCACGCGGCAAGGTCGACGCCTTGTACGCGGTAGGGACCAACATGACACATGCGGTCGAGGCGTTCGGCGCCAATGGCCGTCATTTCGCTACTCAAGCTGAGCTGATCGACGCCGTTCGCGGTGAGAGCGCCAGCGACACCACTATCTTGATCAAGGGCTCGCGCAGCGCTGCGATGGAAAACGTCGTGGCGGCATTGTGTGGTGCCAGCGGGGAGAAACATTAA
- a CDS encoding UDP-N-acetylmuramoyl-L-alanyl-D-glutamate--2,6-diaminopimelate ligase has product MTMPLSKLFAHASRDPLIRELTLDSRAVRPGDLFLAVPGAKVDGRDHIADALARGAAAVAYEEQGATVLPITDAPLIPVKGLIAQLSEIAGRFYGEPSRQLNLIGVTGTNGKTSVTQLLAQALDALGQRCGLIGTLGTGFYGELQSGRLTTPDPIAVQATLYDLKKAGGKAVAMEVSSHALEQGRVAALAFDIAVMTNLSRDHLDYHGSMQAYEAAKAKLFAWPNLRAQVVNLDDEFGRRLAADFARKPAADHVETRLLSYSLENPEASLFCREATFDDDGVRAILVTAQGESILRSQLLGRFNLSNMLAAVAALLALDYSLDEILKVTAKLQGPVGRMQRLGGGDKPLVVVDYAHTPDALEKVLQALRPHAHGKLLCLFGCGGDRDRGKRPLMAEVAERLADRVLVTDDNPRTEDPALIFDDIRPGFAQPGAVEFVAGRGAAIAHLIATAAADDVIVLAGKGHEDYQEINGERHDFSDLVEAEKALAAWEAPHA; this is encoded by the coding sequence ATGACAATGCCACTGAGCAAGCTGTTCGCCCATGCCAGCCGCGATCCGCTGATCCGTGAGTTGACCCTGGACAGCCGCGCCGTGCGTCCAGGCGACCTGTTCCTGGCTGTGCCAGGGGCCAAGGTCGACGGCCGCGACCACATCGCCGATGCCTTGGCCCGTGGCGCTGCCGCCGTTGCCTATGAAGAGCAGGGTGCAACCGTACTGCCGATCACTGACGCGCCGCTGATCCCGGTCAAGGGCTTGATCGCCCAGCTGTCGGAGATTGCCGGGCGTTTCTACGGCGAGCCGAGCCGTCAGCTCAATCTGATTGGCGTCACCGGCACCAACGGCAAGACCAGCGTTACCCAGTTGCTGGCGCAGGCGCTCGATGCGTTGGGTCAGCGTTGCGGGCTGATCGGCACGCTTGGCACCGGATTCTACGGCGAACTGCAGAGCGGTCGCCTGACCACGCCTGACCCGATTGCCGTGCAGGCGACCCTATACGACCTGAAGAAAGCCGGTGGCAAGGCCGTGGCCATGGAAGTCTCGTCGCATGCGCTGGAGCAGGGCCGGGTTGCCGCGCTCGCCTTCGACATCGCGGTGATGACCAACCTGTCGCGTGACCACCTGGACTACCACGGCAGCATGCAGGCCTATGAAGCGGCCAAGGCCAAGTTGTTCGCCTGGCCCAACCTGCGCGCCCAAGTGGTCAATCTGGACGATGAGTTCGGTCGCCGCCTGGCGGCCGATTTCGCCCGCAAGCCGGCTGCCGATCACGTCGAAACGCGCCTGCTCAGCTATAGCCTGGAAAACCCCGAGGCTTCGTTGTTCTGCCGCGAAGCCACGTTCGACGACGATGGCGTGCGTGCCATCCTGGTGACGGCGCAAGGTGAAAGCATCCTGCGCAGCCAGCTGCTGGGGCGCTTCAACCTGAGCAACATGCTCGCGGCGGTCGCCGCTTTGCTCGCCCTGGACTACTCGCTCGACGAAATCCTCAAGGTCACGGCGAAACTGCAAGGCCCGGTCGGGCGCATGCAGCGTTTGGGTGGCGGCGACAAGCCGTTGGTCGTGGTCGACTACGCGCACACGCCCGACGCCTTGGAAAAAGTCCTCCAAGCCCTGCGCCCACATGCTCATGGCAAGCTGCTGTGCCTGTTCGGCTGCGGCGGCGACCGTGACCGTGGCAAGCGTCCACTGATGGCCGAAGTGGCCGAGCGCCTGGCGGATCGCGTGCTGGTCACCGACGACAACCCGCGTACTGAAGATCCTGCGTTGATCTTCGACGATATCCGCCCTGGTTTCGCCCAACCTGGTGCCGTCGAATTCGTCGCCGGCCGTGGCGCGGCCATTGCCCACCTGATCGCCACCGCCGCAGCCGACGATGTCATCGTCCTGGCCGGCAAGGGGCACGAGGACTACCAGGAGATCAACGGCGAGCGCCACGATTTCTCCGACCTGGTCGAAGCCGAAAAGGCACTAGCAGCCTGGGAGGCTCCACATGCTTAA
- a CDS encoding peptidoglycan D,D-transpeptidase FtsI family protein, producing the protein MKLEGALYPWRFRVVIALLALMVGAICWRIIDLQVVDRAFLKGQGDARSLRHIQIPAHRGLITDRNGEPLAVSTPVTTLWANPKEMQPYKDRWAQLAAVLGQNPQQLTERLTQQANKEFIYLVRGLTPEQGQQVLDLKVPGVYGMEEFRRFYPAGDVTAHMVGFTDLDDHGREGVELAYDEWLAGVPGKRQVIKDRRGRLIKDIQVTKNAKAGKTLALSIDLRLQYLATRELRNAIAEQEAKAGSLVIMDVKTGEVLAMVNQPTYNPNNRRSMFPAAMRNRAIIDVFEPGSTVKPLSMSAALQSGRWKPTDKVEVYPGSLQIGRYTIKDVSRSEGPILDLTGILINSSNVGMSKIAFDIGGEAIYRVMSQLGLGQYTGLGFPGERVGNLPNHREWRKAETATLSYGYGLSVTALQLVHAYAALANDGKMVPLSIVKVDKTPESTQVVPKETAETIQGMLQQVIEAPRGVYRAQVPFYHVGGKSGTARKATVGSKGYTENAYRSLFAGFGPMSDPRYAIVVVIDEPSKGGYFGGLVSAPVFSKVMSGTLRLMNVPPDNLPPPAPATPAAPQQVNAAVAKGGRG; encoded by the coding sequence ATGAAGCTCGAAGGCGCACTCTACCCCTGGCGCTTCCGCGTCGTGATCGCTTTGCTGGCACTGATGGTCGGCGCCATTTGCTGGCGGATCATCGATCTGCAGGTGGTCGATCGTGCCTTCCTCAAGGGCCAGGGCGATGCGCGCAGCCTGCGCCATATCCAGATTCCGGCACACCGTGGGCTGATCACCGACCGCAACGGCGAACCGCTGGCGGTGAGTACCCCGGTCACCACCTTGTGGGCCAACCCCAAGGAAATGCAGCCCTACAAAGACCGTTGGGCGCAATTGGCTGCCGTGCTCGGGCAAAACCCGCAGCAGTTGACCGAGCGTCTTACCCAGCAGGCCAACAAAGAATTCATCTACCTGGTACGCGGCCTCACCCCAGAGCAAGGCCAGCAAGTGCTGGACCTGAAAGTCCCGGGTGTCTACGGCATGGAAGAGTTCCGCCGTTTCTACCCGGCCGGTGATGTCACCGCGCATATGGTCGGCTTTACCGACCTGGACGACCACGGCCGCGAAGGGGTGGAACTGGCCTACGACGAATGGCTGGCCGGGGTGCCCGGCAAGCGCCAGGTGATCAAGGACCGGCGCGGCCGGCTGATCAAAGACATCCAGGTAACCAAAAACGCCAAGGCCGGAAAGACCTTGGCGTTGTCGATAGACCTGCGCCTGCAATACCTGGCCACCCGCGAGCTGCGTAACGCTATCGCCGAACAGGAAGCCAAGGCCGGCAGCCTGGTGATCATGGACGTCAAGACCGGCGAAGTGCTGGCCATGGTCAACCAGCCGACCTACAACCCGAACAACCGTCGCAGCATGTTCCCGGCCGCCATGCGCAACCGGGCGATCATCGACGTGTTCGAGCCAGGCTCGACAGTCAAGCCGCTGTCGATGAGCGCCGCCCTGCAAAGCGGGCGCTGGAAGCCGACCGACAAGGTCGAGGTCTACCCGGGCAGCCTGCAGATTGGCCGCTACACCATCAAGGACGTGTCGCGCAGCGAGGGCCCGATCCTCGACCTGACCGGCATCCTGATCAACTCCTCCAACGTAGGCATGAGCAAGATCGCCTTCGATATCGGCGGTGAAGCCATCTACCGGGTCATGTCGCAGCTGGGCCTGGGGCAGTACACCGGCCTGGGCTTCCCGGGCGAGCGCGTGGGTAACCTGCCTAACCACCGTGAATGGCGCAAGGCCGAGACTGCGACCCTGTCGTACGGCTACGGTCTGTCGGTCACCGCGCTGCAACTGGTGCACGCCTACGCCGCCTTGGCCAACGACGGCAAGATGGTGCCGCTGAGCATCGTCAAGGTCGACAAGACCCCTGAGTCCACCCAAGTGGTGCCCAAGGAGACCGCCGAAACCATCCAGGGCATGCTCCAGCAGGTCATTGAAGCGCCGCGCGGTGTATACCGGGCGCAGGTGCCGTTCTATCACGTCGGTGGCAAGTCCGGTACCGCGCGTAAGGCGACCGTCGGCTCCAAGGGCTACACCGAAAACGCCTACCGTTCGCTGTTCGCCGGCTTCGGCCCGATGAGCGATCCGCGTTATGCGATCGTCGTGGTCATCGATGAGCCGAGCAAGGGTGGCTACTTCGGCGGCCTGGTCTCGGCGCCGGTCTTTAGCAAAGTGATGTCGGGCACCCTGCGCCTGATGAACGTACCGCCAGACAACCTGCCGCCGCCTGCACCCGCAACGCCTGCCGCGCCGCAGCAGGTCAACGCCGCAGTCGCCAAAGGAGGGCGTGGTTGA
- the ftsL gene encoding cell division protein FtsL: MSRLFAKPLPGGSFLMLLLFVGVLVSAIAVSYSAHWNRQLLNALYGELSERDKAQAEWGRLILEQSTWTAHSRIESLASEQLKMRVPAADEVRMVAP, from the coding sequence GTGAGCCGGCTATTTGCCAAACCTTTGCCAGGCGGTAGCTTCCTGATGCTCCTGCTGTTTGTCGGTGTGCTGGTTTCAGCGATCGCCGTGTCCTACAGCGCGCACTGGAATCGCCAGTTGCTCAATGCCCTGTACGGCGAACTGAGCGAGCGCGACAAAGCCCAGGCCGAATGGGGCCGGTTGATTCTTGAGCAAAGCACCTGGACTGCCCACAGCCGCATCGAGAGCCTGGCCAGCGAGCAGTTGAAGATGCGCGTGCCTGCCGCTGACGAAGTGCGGATGGTGGCGCCATGA
- the rsmH gene encoding 16S rRNA (cytosine(1402)-N(4))-methyltransferase RsmH: MTIDSGFNHITVLLDEAVEALALRDDGCYLDGTFGRGGHSRLILSKLGPQGRLLGFDKDPQAIATGQALAAEDGRFVIVQRSFAELGQEVAERGLAGKVSGVLLDLGVSSPQLDDPERGFSFLNDGPLDMRMNPAQGISAAEFIATAPVEEIARVFKEYGEERFSGRMARAVVERREKQPFTRTADLAEVLKVANPAWEKGKNPATRAFQGLRIHVNNELGDLEAGLEAALDALQVGGRLVVISFHSLEDRIVKLFMRKLVKGEADNLPRNLPVQHKVFEPKIRLIGKAQFASDAELKANPRARSAVMRVAEKLR; the protein is encoded by the coding sequence GTGACGATAGATAGCGGCTTCAACCACATCACCGTGCTACTCGACGAAGCTGTCGAGGCACTGGCCCTGCGCGACGATGGTTGCTATCTCGATGGCACCTTCGGCAGGGGTGGTCACAGCCGCCTGATTCTCAGCAAGTTAGGGCCGCAGGGCCGGCTGCTGGGGTTCGACAAAGATCCACAAGCGATTGCCACCGGGCAAGCGCTGGCGGCCGAAGACGGCCGCTTCGTCATTGTGCAACGCAGCTTTGCCGAGCTGGGCCAGGAAGTGGCCGAGCGCGGCCTGGCGGGCAAGGTCAGCGGCGTGCTGCTTGACCTGGGCGTGTCCTCGCCGCAGCTCGATGACCCTGAGCGCGGCTTCAGCTTCCTCAACGACGGCCCGCTGGACATGCGCATGAACCCTGCCCAGGGCATCAGCGCTGCCGAGTTCATTGCCACTGCCCCGGTCGAAGAAATCGCCCGCGTCTTCAAGGAATATGGCGAAGAGCGTTTCTCCGGGCGTATGGCCCGTGCCGTGGTCGAGCGCCGCGAAAAACAGCCGTTCACCCGTACCGCCGACCTTGCCGAAGTGCTCAAGGTCGCCAACCCAGCCTGGGAAAAGGGCAAGAACCCGGCGACCCGCGCCTTCCAGGGCCTGCGGATTCACGTCAACAACGAGCTGGGCGATCTTGAAGCCGGTCTTGAAGCGGCGCTCGATGCGCTGCAAGTCGGTGGCCGCCTGGTGGTGATCAGCTTCCACTCTCTGGAAGACCGTATCGTCAAGCTGTTCATGCGCAAACTGGTCAAGGGCGAGGCAGACAACTTGCCGCGCAACCTGCCGGTGCAGCACAAAGTCTTCGAGCCGAAGATCCGCTTGATCGGCAAGGCGCAGTTCGCCTCCGATGCCGAACTCAAGGCCAACCCGCGGGCGCGCAGCGCCGTCATGCGGGTGGCGGAGAAGTTGCGGTGA